One genomic segment of Streptosporangium album includes these proteins:
- a CDS encoding non-ribosomal peptide synthetase/MFS transporter, protein MTEQLSERAVALPADKRALLSQRLRGRAASATVQQRPEGTDPPPSSGQERLWFMEQLAPGNTAYTIPLTVRLTGPLDTALLQEALTALTARHEALRMRFPTTQDGQPRVVVDGPGPAVLKVIEADGAERASELVGEELSRPFDLATDTLLRAVLVRVGPDDHVLLLAVHHIVSDGQSLEIMLGELLRLYGGLREGTTATLPEQTVQFGDFAVWERERLAGPDVEPDVAFWREQLAGLSDLELPTDHPRPAEQRFDGAVHTFAWDAELIEAVRELGRAHGATLYMTLLSAYQAVLARHAGQDDFAVGSPVAGRPYRELEDVVGSFVNMVTLRSRTGDDPTVAEHLLRTRETVLGALAHQGYPFHQLVNDLRVERDPGRSAIFQATFTLTNLVEREEFLGGLGVGPFDPPLAITQFDLALYLTETDEGVDGLFTYRTDLFEPASIERIERSMLRFLQEAVSDRDRRLSEVSLLGDGERESLLGAWAGTRIWRPAHRTLGEMAEAQAARTPDALALVAGERSLTFAELHRRANRLARRLRDSGVGPDSRVAICLDGTVDAAVAILAVLKAGGAYLPLDPEQPRDRLDFLLADSSAVVLVTDSALRDRTEGFTGPTVELDRLDEGDDTPLEPLAGPGDLAYVIYTSGTTGRPKGVGVQHRHIVAYLEYIREEYDIVPGAAFGLLQSLAFDFSMLMFYLPLTGGGTLHQLPRRGSGPELAEALQDLDYLKMPPSHLAALGAEVEPERLLPRRALVLAGEASPTAWVRDLASRAGCAIFNSYGPTETVVAVTTERVDPAAPAPGTAWPIGRPLPDVRVYVLDQALRLVPPGVAGELYIGGDTLARGYLGRPALTAERFVADPYGAPGTRMYRTGDLVRRLDDGRLEFLGRTDHQVKIRGYRVELGEVEAALGTLPGVVQGVVDLRDDRLIAWLEKEPGAEESPVAELRAHLLELLPEYMVPGRFAWLDRFPLQAHGKVDRKALPDPEPERLDQRPGHIAPDGPIEEAIAGIWAGVLDLERVGTGDNFFDLGGHSLLATQVVARMRKAFPESKPPIGVLEMFKHPTLAELAELVTERRGDTVVQRRMLAELTRPIEAKDRVGSIICVPYGGANAVVYQTLADAMPAGYSLYAVAAPGREPGDEEQLPYAEVARRCVEEIAEHIRGPIVVYGHCAPGSALAVELAQRIEASGRELDALYLGGIFPFAKPKGRFLGSLSDLVNDRLHGTRTIAAELRALGGDMSGLDEEQAAFTVELMRQDGRMAEEHFTRLLSTEQRPLKAPIISVVGERDPSTEFYQERFKEWCFLSGSSSLVVIDEAGHFFPKYRADELAAILTGTHTADEAWRREHSREAGGTWWLQDSVERQAVHQEREPSMRRFLPVALGQLISLTGSALTEFAVPIWIYTITGSLAHFGLIALLALVPGIIVAPLAGAVVDRYDRRRVMIAGDLVSGVTQAVMLGLLLTDRLSVGPLYVLIAFVSVSVTFQRLAYQASIPQLVPKRYLGHATGIVQLAIGTAQFLVPLIAVGLLAAVGLKGILTIQVAAYAFAVIVVLLVKFPTTLGLRRREPISVEIANGFRFSLGHRSFRSMLFFFAGVNLFLAPMFVMISPLVLSFASLQAAGAVAVAAGAGAVTGGVVMSLWGGPTHRRLRGAIAATMLMSVAGLLTGLQANLWLIGVGAFGMSFALALINGTIMTIILVKVPQRFQGRIIAVNTMIAAATVPIGFGVIAPLAGPLLDPLLATGGPLASTVGAIIGTGPGRGIGLLYLLCGLGMALLVFAGLRIRTLARFDDEVPDAKPDDLIGIETLERTHAS, encoded by the coding sequence ATGACCGAGCAGCTGTCAGAACGGGCCGTCGCCCTCCCGGCGGACAAACGCGCACTCCTGTCGCAGCGACTGCGTGGCCGGGCCGCGAGCGCCACCGTTCAGCAACGCCCTGAGGGGACCGATCCGCCGCCGTCCAGCGGGCAGGAACGGCTGTGGTTCATGGAGCAGCTGGCTCCAGGGAACACCGCCTACACGATCCCGCTGACCGTGCGCCTCACGGGTCCGCTGGACACCGCCCTCCTGCAGGAGGCGCTGACGGCGCTGACCGCCAGGCATGAGGCCCTGCGGATGCGGTTCCCCACCACCCAGGACGGGCAGCCGAGGGTCGTCGTCGACGGGCCGGGGCCCGCCGTGCTGAAGGTCATCGAAGCGGACGGCGCCGAGCGGGCCTCGGAGCTCGTCGGCGAGGAGCTGAGCCGCCCCTTCGACCTGGCGACCGACACGCTGCTGCGGGCGGTCCTGGTCCGCGTCGGACCCGACGACCACGTGCTCCTGCTCGCCGTCCACCACATCGTGAGCGACGGCCAGTCCCTGGAGATCATGCTCGGTGAGCTGCTCAGGCTGTACGGCGGGCTCCGTGAGGGCACGACGGCGACGCTGCCCGAGCAGACCGTCCAGTTCGGCGACTTCGCCGTGTGGGAGCGGGAACGGCTGGCGGGACCCGACGTCGAGCCCGACGTCGCCTTCTGGCGCGAGCAGCTGGCCGGGCTGTCCGACCTGGAGCTGCCGACCGACCATCCGCGCCCGGCCGAACAGCGCTTCGACGGCGCGGTCCACACCTTCGCCTGGGACGCCGAACTGATCGAGGCCGTGCGCGAGCTCGGCAGGGCGCACGGCGCCACCCTCTACATGACCCTGCTCTCGGCCTACCAGGCGGTGCTCGCCCGGCACGCGGGCCAGGACGACTTCGCGGTGGGCTCGCCGGTGGCCGGACGGCCCTACCGCGAGCTGGAGGACGTGGTCGGATCCTTCGTCAACATGGTGACCCTGCGCAGCCGTACCGGTGACGACCCGACCGTCGCCGAGCACCTGCTCCGCACCAGGGAGACCGTGCTCGGCGCGCTCGCCCACCAGGGCTATCCCTTCCACCAGCTCGTCAACGACCTGCGTGTGGAACGGGACCCCGGCCGCTCGGCGATCTTCCAGGCGACCTTCACGCTCACCAACCTGGTGGAGCGTGAGGAGTTCCTCGGCGGGCTGGGCGTCGGCCCGTTCGATCCGCCGCTCGCGATCACCCAGTTCGACCTCGCGCTCTACCTCACCGAGACCGACGAGGGGGTGGACGGCCTCTTCACCTACCGCACCGACCTGTTCGAGCCCGCGTCGATCGAGCGGATCGAACGCTCGATGCTGCGGTTCCTCCAGGAGGCCGTCTCCGACCGCGACCGCCGTCTGTCGGAGGTGTCGCTGCTCGGCGACGGGGAGCGCGAGTCGCTGCTGGGCGCCTGGGCGGGCACCCGCATCTGGCGGCCCGCGCACCGCACGCTCGGAGAGATGGCCGAGGCCCAGGCGGCACGGACCCCGGACGCGCTCGCCCTCGTCGCCGGGGAGCGGTCGCTCACCTTCGCCGAGCTGCACCGCCGGGCGAACCGGCTGGCCAGGCGTCTACGGGATTCCGGCGTCGGCCCCGACTCGCGCGTCGCGATCTGCCTGGACGGGACCGTGGACGCCGCCGTCGCGATCCTCGCGGTGCTCAAGGCGGGCGGCGCCTACCTGCCGCTCGACCCCGAGCAGCCCCGTGACCGGCTGGACTTCCTGCTCGCCGACTCGTCGGCCGTCGTGCTGGTCACCGACTCGGCGCTGCGGGACCGGACCGAGGGTTTCACCGGTCCGACCGTCGAGCTGGACCGGCTGGACGAGGGCGACGACACGCCGCTGGAACCGCTCGCGGGCCCCGGTGACCTCGCCTATGTGATCTACACCTCCGGCACCACCGGGCGGCCCAAGGGCGTCGGTGTGCAGCACCGGCACATCGTGGCCTACCTGGAGTACATCCGCGAGGAGTACGACATCGTGCCCGGTGCCGCCTTCGGGTTGCTCCAGTCGCTCGCCTTCGACTTCAGCATGCTGATGTTCTATCTGCCGCTCACCGGGGGCGGCACCCTTCACCAGCTGCCCCGCCGCGGCTCGGGACCCGAGCTGGCCGAGGCCCTGCAGGACCTCGACTACCTGAAGATGCCCCCCTCCCACCTCGCCGCGCTGGGCGCGGAGGTGGAGCCCGAGCGGCTGCTGCCACGCCGCGCGCTCGTCCTGGCGGGCGAGGCGTCGCCGACCGCCTGGGTCCGTGACCTGGCCTCCCGTGCGGGCTGCGCGATCTTCAACAGCTACGGCCCGACCGAGACGGTCGTCGCGGTGACCACCGAGCGGGTGGACCCCGCCGCGCCCGCGCCCGGTACGGCCTGGCCCATCGGCCGGCCGCTGCCCGACGTCCGCGTCTACGTGCTGGACCAGGCGCTCCGTCTGGTCCCGCCGGGCGTCGCGGGAGAGCTCTACATCGGCGGCGACACCCTGGCCCGCGGCTACCTCGGCCGTCCGGCGTTGACCGCCGAGCGTTTCGTCGCCGACCCGTACGGCGCGCCGGGAACGCGGATGTACCGTACGGGCGACCTGGTCCGCAGGCTCGACGACGGGCGGCTGGAGTTTCTCGGCCGCACCGACCACCAGGTGAAGATCCGCGGCTACCGGGTGGAGCTCGGCGAGGTCGAGGCGGCGCTCGGCACGCTCCCCGGGGTCGTCCAGGGCGTCGTGGACCTGCGCGACGACCGCCTCATCGCCTGGCTGGAGAAGGAGCCGGGCGCGGAGGAGAGCCCGGTGGCGGAGCTGCGGGCGCACCTGCTGGAGTTGCTCCCCGAGTACATGGTCCCCGGCCGGTTCGCCTGGCTCGACCGTTTCCCGCTCCAGGCCCACGGCAAGGTCGACCGGAAGGCGCTGCCGGACCCCGAGCCCGAGCGTCTGGACCAACGGCCCGGTCACATCGCGCCGGACGGTCCGATCGAGGAGGCCATCGCCGGCATCTGGGCGGGTGTCCTCGACCTCGAAAGGGTCGGCACCGGCGACAACTTCTTCGACCTGGGCGGTCACTCGCTCCTGGCCACCCAGGTCGTGGCGAGGATGCGCAAGGCCTTCCCCGAGAGCAAGCCGCCGATCGGCGTGCTGGAGATGTTCAAGCATCCCACGCTCGCCGAGCTCGCCGAGCTCGTCACCGAGCGCCGGGGCGACACGGTCGTGCAGCGCCGGATGCTGGCCGAGCTGACCCGCCCGATCGAGGCCAAGGACCGCGTCGGCTCCATCATCTGCGTGCCGTACGGCGGCGCCAACGCGGTCGTCTACCAGACGCTCGCCGACGCGATGCCCGCCGGATACTCCCTCTACGCGGTCGCCGCCCCCGGGCGCGAGCCGGGTGACGAGGAGCAGCTTCCCTACGCGGAGGTGGCGAGGCGCTGCGTCGAGGAGATCGCCGAACACATCAGAGGCCCGATCGTGGTCTACGGGCACTGCGCCCCCGGCAGCGCGCTGGCCGTGGAGCTGGCCCAGCGCATCGAGGCGTCCGGACGGGAGCTGGACGCCCTCTACCTGGGTGGCATCTTCCCGTTCGCCAAGCCCAAGGGCCGCTTCCTCGGCTCGCTCAGCGATCTGGTCAACGACCGCCTGCACGGCACCCGCACCATCGCGGCCGAGCTGCGCGCGCTCGGCGGCGACATGTCGGGGCTGGACGAGGAGCAGGCGGCCTTCACCGTCGAGCTGATGCGCCAGGACGGCCGGATGGCCGAGGAGCACTTCACCAGACTCCTGTCGACCGAGCAGCGGCCGCTGAAGGCGCCGATCATCTCGGTCGTCGGCGAGCGCGACCCGAGCACCGAGTTCTACCAGGAGCGCTTCAAGGAGTGGTGCTTCCTGTCCGGCTCGTCGTCGCTGGTCGTCATCGACGAAGCGGGCCACTTCTTCCCCAAGTACCGTGCCGACGAGCTCGCGGCGATCCTCACGGGCACCCACACCGCCGACGAGGCCTGGCGCCGGGAGCACTCGCGCGAGGCGGGTGGCACCTGGTGGCTCCAGGACAGCGTGGAGCGGCAGGCCGTGCACCAGGAGCGCGAGCCGAGCATGCGCCGGTTCCTGCCCGTCGCGCTGGGGCAGCTGATCTCGCTCACCGGGTCGGCCCTCACCGAGTTCGCGGTGCCGATCTGGATCTACACCATCACCGGATCACTGGCTCACTTCGGGCTCATCGCCCTGCTCGCTCTGGTCCCGGGCATCATCGTGGCCCCGCTGGCGGGCGCCGTGGTCGACCGCTACGACCGGCGGCGGGTGATGATCGCCGGTGACCTGGTGTCGGGTGTGACGCAGGCGGTGATGCTCGGCCTGCTGCTGACCGACCGGCTCTCGGTCGGCCCGCTCTACGTGCTGATAGCTTTCGTCTCGGTCTCCGTGACGTTCCAGCGACTCGCCTACCAGGCGTCGATCCCCCAGTTGGTGCCCAAACGCTATCTCGGGCACGCCACCGGCATCGTGCAGCTGGCGATCGGCACCGCCCAGTTCCTGGTACCGCTCATCGCGGTCGGCCTGCTCGCCGCGGTCGGGCTGAAGGGCATCCTGACCATCCAGGTGGCCGCCTACGCGTTCGCCGTCATCGTGGTCCTGCTCGTCAAGTTCCCCACCACGCTGGGGCTGCGCCGCCGCGAGCCGATCTCGGTGGAGATCGCGAACGGCTTCCGGTTCTCGCTGGGGCACCGGAGCTTCCGCAGCATGCTGTTCTTCTTCGCCGGGGTGAACCTCTTCCTCGCGCCCATGTTCGTCATGATCTCGCCGCTCGTCCTCTCCTTCGCCTCGCTCCAGGCGGCCGGGGCGGTCGCGGTCGCGGCCGGCGCGGGCGCGGTCACCGGCGGTGTCGTCATGAGCCTGTGGGGCGGCCCGACCCACCGCAGGCTGCGCGGCGCGATCGCCGCGACGATGCTGATGTCGGTCGCGGGCCTGCTGACCGGCCTGCAGGCCAACCTCTGGCTGATCGGCGTCGGCGCCTTCGGCATGTCCTTCGCGCTGGCTCTGATCAACGGCACGATCATGACGATCATCCTGGTGAAGGTGCCGCAGCGCTTCCAGGGCCGGATCATCGCGGTCAACACCATGATCGCTGCTGCTACCGTCCCGATCGGCTTCGGCGTCATCGCCCCGCTCGCCGGCCCGCTCCTGGACCCGTTGCTGGCCACCGGCGGCCCGCTCGCGAGCACCGTCGGCGCGATCATCGGCACCGGGCCGGGGCGCGGGATCGGACTGCTCTACCTGCTGTGCGGCCTCGGCATGGCCCTGCTGGTATTCGCCGGCCTCCGGATCCGGACCCTGGCGCGCTTCGACGACGAGGTGCCCGACGCGAAGCCCGACGACCTCATCGGCATCGAAACGCTGGAAAGGACCCACGCATCTTGA
- a CDS encoding phosphopantetheine-binding protein, which yields MYRTGDLARWLPNGLIDYLGRADDQVKIRGIRIELGEIDTNLARHPALAQNTTLVREDQPGDKRLVTYVVPHRPADDATTNTDLTAQLRRFAEETLPAYMVPSAFVVLDALPLNHNGKIDRRALPAPAWQEPTTARQEPHTEAEELVAEIWTEVLGLDRIGVHDDFFALGGNSLLAIRVVSRIRAAVDLQIPVDAVFTNPTVERLADAVEALLIADIEEQTS from the coding sequence ATGTACCGCACCGGCGACCTCGCCCGATGGCTCCCCAACGGCCTCATCGACTACCTCGGCCGCGCCGACGACCAAGTCAAAATCCGCGGCATCCGCATCGAACTCGGCGAAATCGACACCAACCTCGCCCGCCACCCCGCCCTCGCCCAGAACACCACCCTCGTCAGAGAAGACCAACCCGGCGACAAACGCCTCGTCACCTATGTGGTCCCACACCGGCCCGCAGATGACGCCACCACGAACACCGACCTCACCGCACAGCTACGACGATTCGCCGAAGAGACACTGCCCGCCTACATGGTCCCCTCCGCCTTCGTCGTCCTGGACGCACTACCCCTCAACCACAACGGCAAGATCGACCGGCGCGCCCTGCCCGCACCCGCATGGCAGGAACCCACCACCGCGCGACAGGAGCCCCACACCGAAGCCGAGGAACTGGTCGCCGAGATCTGGACCGAAGTGCTCGGCCTGGACCGGATCGGCGTACACGACGACTTCTTCGCCCTCGGCGGCAACTCACTGCTGGCCATCAGGGTCGTCTCCCGGATCAGAGCGGCCGTGGACCTGCAGATCCCGGTGGACGCGGTCTTCACCAACCCCACAGTCGAAAGGCTGGCCGACGCCGTCGAGGCCCTGCTGATCGCGGACATCGAAGAACAGACCTCCTGA
- a CDS encoding HARBI1 family protein, which yields MPREVVLFLAGLLRAERVRRRTRAGTRALGEFKQAVLIIRWLVDGARIARPAADNAISHATCDRYVEEGVTVLKAQAPTLQEALTAAKAAGYTHLHLDGTLIETDRCRALGPNGADLWWSGKHKQHGGNIQVLSSPGGDPLWTSEVRPGREHDLTCARLHGLLDPLAKAAEDGLITLADLGYVDAGMGFRLPYKRSRGGTLTDDQIQYNKVHGALRALAERANAQLKMRFKALRNVSKCPWKIGGIVAAALVLFHREQAHKQLSPSVNAGC from the coding sequence ATGCCGCGCGAGGTTGTGCTGTTTCTGGCCGGGCTGTTGCGCGCCGAGCGGGTACGGCGCCGCACCCGCGCGGGCACTCGGGCGCTGGGCGAGTTCAAGCAGGCCGTTCTGATCATCCGCTGGCTGGTGGACGGCGCTCGGATCGCCCGGCCGGCCGCCGATAACGCCATCTCGCACGCGACCTGTGATCGGTACGTCGAAGAAGGGGTCACCGTATTGAAGGCCCAGGCGCCGACGCTACAGGAGGCGCTCACGGCGGCGAAGGCCGCCGGCTACACCCACCTGCATCTGGATGGCACGCTGATCGAAACCGACCGCTGCCGCGCCCTGGGCCCGAACGGCGCCGACCTGTGGTGGAGTGGAAAACACAAGCAGCACGGCGGCAACATTCAGGTCCTGTCCAGCCCCGGCGGCGACCCGCTGTGGACTTCTGAGGTACGGCCCGGCCGTGAACACGATCTCACCTGTGCCCGCCTGCACGGCCTCCTCGACCCGCTGGCCAAGGCCGCCGAGGACGGGCTGATCACGTTGGCCGACCTCGGCTACGTCGATGCGGGTATGGGGTTTCGCCTGCCGTACAAGAGGTCTCGGGGTGGCACACTCACCGACGATCAGATCCAGTACAACAAGGTCCACGGTGCGCTCCGAGCCCTCGCCGAACGAGCGAACGCCCAGCTCAAGATGCGGTTCAAGGCACTGCGGAACGTCAGCAAGTGCCCTTGGAAGATCGGCGGTATCGTCGCCGCGGCGCTCGTCCTCTTCCACCGGGAGCAAGCTCACAAGCAGCTGTCACCCAGCGTGAACGCCGGTTGCTGA
- a CDS encoding YbhB/YbcL family Raf kinase inhibitor-like protein translates to MMAERAPLPYDYLRQVPAFTVISEDLADGGVLPDAHVYEAGNLSPHLRWSGAPEGTEAYAVTCFDPDAPTGSGWWHWLLVDIPAEVTELPRGAGSGTMEGLPKGALHGRNDYGTFDFGGAAPPPGPPHRYVFAVHALGVGSIEVTPDQTAAVFSGTVNYHALARAVLTVEYGV, encoded by the coding sequence ATGATGGCTGAGCGCGCACCGCTGCCCTACGACTACCTGCGCCAGGTTCCGGCGTTCACCGTCATAAGCGAGGATCTCGCCGACGGTGGCGTCCTGCCTGACGCGCACGTCTATGAAGCGGGCAACCTCTCCCCGCATCTGCGCTGGTCAGGTGCCCCGGAGGGGACGGAGGCCTACGCGGTCACCTGCTTCGACCCCGACGCGCCCACCGGCAGCGGCTGGTGGCACTGGTTGCTGGTCGACATCCCCGCCGAGGTGACCGAGCTGCCGCGCGGCGCCGGGAGCGGCACGATGGAGGGGCTCCCCAAGGGGGCGCTGCACGGCCGCAACGACTACGGCACCTTCGACTTCGGGGGGGCGGCGCCGCCTCCCGGGCCGCCCCACCGTTACGTCTTCGCCGTCCACGCCCTCGGCGTCGGAAGCATCGAGGTCACCCCGGACCAGACGGCCGCGGTCTTCAGCGGGACGGTCAACTACCACGCGCTGGCCCGCGCGGTGCTCACGGTCGAGTACGGAGTGTGA